In Verrucomicrobia bacterium CG1_02_43_26, one genomic interval encodes:
- a CDS encoding cytochrome C → MANIFPKWSNSVPRKVIIALILLFVALVAGINYYLTPKYANVGYEPTQPVDFEHSLHVGQLGMDCRYCHTYVDRSEHSNIPATQTCMNCHNQIKTDSDRLAPIRASYESGKAVQWVKVHHAPEYVYFNHAVHVNRGVSCVECHGKVNEMKVVYQDKSLSMTFCLDCHRNPENFVRPLNEVYNLDWKAESPEKQKQQGLAYVHDWKITPPVSCSGCHR, encoded by the coding sequence ATGGCTAATATTTTTCCAAAATGGTCTAACTCTGTTCCGCGCAAGGTCATAATTGCTTTGATTTTGCTGTTCGTTGCTTTAGTAGCGGGAATAAATTATTATCTTACGCCTAAATATGCCAATGTGGGCTATGAGCCAACGCAACCGGTTGATTTTGAACACAGTTTGCACGTTGGACAGTTAGGCATGGATTGTCGTTATTGCCATACTTATGTAGACCGTTCCGAACATTCAAATATCCCAGCCACCCAAACTTGCATGAATTGCCATAACCAAATTAAGACAGATTCGGATCGGTTGGCACCCATTAGAGCAAGTTATGAGTCCGGTAAAGCTGTCCAATGGGTTAAGGTGCATCATGCACCTGAATATGTTTATTTTAACCACGCGGTGCACGTAAATCGCGGTGTGAGCTGTGTGGAATGTCACGGCAAAGTCAATGAGATGAAAGTTGTTTATCAGGATAAATCATTGTCCATGACATTTTGCTTAGACTGTCACCGTAATCCAGAAAATTTTGTAAGACCTCTTAACGAAGTATATAACCTTGATTGGAAGGCGGAAAGTCCAGAAAAACAAAAGCAGCAAGGGCTTGCTTATGTACATGACTGGAAAATCACTCCTCCCGTAAGCTGTTCCGGTTGCCATCGATGA